A genome region from Anastrepha ludens isolate Willacy chromosome 3, idAnaLude1.1, whole genome shotgun sequence includes the following:
- the LOC128858093 gene encoding annexin B10-like, with protein MDYTPTPTVVPAAPFDASADAQALRAAMKGFGTDEEEIINLLTARSNAQRQQIKAQFETEFGRDLTDDLKSELGGKFEDVIVALMTPPVEYLCKQLHEAMAGMGTDETTLVEILCTKTNEEMHEIVAAYETQYGRPLAEQMCSETSGFFRRLLTLIVTGVRDPVGTVDPNKAREDAEALYAAGEAKLGTDEEVFNRIMTHSSFAQLRLIFDEYKELSGQTIEQAIKHEMDGGLHDAMIAIVECVQSPAAFFANRLFQAMDGAGTNDATLIRIIVSRSEIDLGTIKDEFERIYNRTLYSAVVSETSGDYKNALTALLGGA; from the exons ATGGATTACACT CCAACTCCCACTGTAGTTCCCGCTGCCCCATTCGATGCCTCCGCAGATGCACAGGCGTTACGAGCCGCCATGAAAGGTTTCGGAACGGATGAGGAGGAAATCATCAATTTACTCACTGCTCGATCGAATGCACAGAGACAACAAATTAAGGCACAGTTTGAGACGGAATTCGGGCGAGACTTAACCGATGACTTAAAGAGTGAATTGGGTGGTAAATTTGAAGACGTCATTGTTGCTTTAATGACGCCGCCCGTTGAGTATTTATGTAAGCAGCTGCATGAGGCAATGGCCGGCATGGGTACAGATGAGACAACACTTGTCGAAATACTCTGCACAAAAACCAATGAGGAAATGCACGAAATTGTTGCAGCTTATGAGACACAATACGGTCGTCCCTTAGCGGAGCAAATGTGTAGTGAAACGTCTGGCTTCTTTCGACGTCTGTTGACATTGATTGTGACAGGCGTGCGTGATCCGGTGGGTACTGTGGATCCAAATAAAGCGCGCGAGGATGCTGAAGCGCTTTATGCGGCGGGTGAAGCAAAGCTCGGCACCGACGAGGAGGTCTTCAATCGCATTATGACACATAGCAGTTTCGCGCAATTACGGCTCATCTTCGACGAATACAAAGAACTCTCGGGTCAGACTATTGAACAAGCGATCAAGCATGAAATGGATGGAGGGCTGCACGATGCAATGATTGCAATTG TTGAATGCGTACAATCACCGGCCGCCTTTTTCGCCAATCGCCTTTTCCAAGCCATGGATGGTGCCGGTACAAATGATGCTACTCTCATTCGCATAATTGTCAGTCGTTCTGAAATTGATTTGGGTACCATTAAAGATGAGTTTGAGCGCATTTACAATCGTACCTTGTACAGTGCCGTTGTG tcGGAGACTTCTGGCG